One region of Deltaproteobacteria bacterium genomic DNA includes:
- a CDS encoding SDR family oxidoreductase has product MPHLEGKTALVTGAGRGIGRAIALTLAHVGCRVVLTARTQAQLDEVKQTVFAVGSPSLVVAADLSRDDDIQRLVAECQAFGSVDILVNNAGWGKKNTVVRSHVEDWDQTLRLNLRTPMMLAKAFLPAMIEKGEGAVINIGSISGKSGEAGSSAYAASKFGLIGFTQSLYEEVREHGIKVSVILPGFVDTSMIPPVKHIDRAKMIRPQDVADAVMFVLSASPTCCPVELTIRPQRTPYR; this is encoded by the coding sequence ATGCCTCATCTTGAGGGAAAGACTGCGCTTGTCACCGGCGCCGGCCGCGGCATAGGGCGAGCAATCGCTCTTACGCTGGCACATGTCGGCTGCCGCGTGGTTCTGACTGCACGCACGCAGGCACAGCTCGACGAAGTTAAACAGACTGTCTTCGCGGTTGGTTCGCCGTCTTTGGTCGTGGCTGCGGATCTGAGCCGCGATGACGACATTCAACGCTTGGTTGCTGAATGCCAGGCCTTCGGCAGTGTAGATATCCTGGTGAACAACGCCGGGTGGGGAAAGAAGAATACCGTCGTCCGATCCCACGTCGAAGATTGGGATCAGACATTGCGCTTAAACCTGCGCACGCCCATGATGCTTGCCAAGGCCTTTCTTCCTGCCATGATCGAGAAGGGTGAAGGCGCCGTTATCAATATCGGTTCTATATCCGGCAAGTCCGGCGAAGCCGGTTCATCGGCCTACGCCGCGTCGAAATTTGGCCTGATCGGATTTACCCAATCGCTCTACGAAGAGGTGCGCGAGCACGGTATCAAAGTCAGTGTGATCCTGCCCGGCTTCGTCGACACCTCGATGATTCCACCGGTCAAGCATATCGATCGCGCCAAGATGATTCGTCCGCAGGATGTCGCCGACGCGGTGATGTTTGTGCTGAGCGCCTCGCCGACTTGTTGCCCGGTGGAATTGACTATTAGACCGCAGCGAACGCCGTATCGATAA
- a CDS encoding HAD family phosphatase, whose translation MLRAVIFDFNGIIVDDEPIHFQLFQKVFAEEDINLTEEAYYSRYLGFDDRGAFEAGFRENQRELDAAELAQLIERKAVYYQEAIRRHVAIFPGVIELIATLSPTLPLAVASGALRNEIETILTTVGVKDAFRVIVSAEDVTRGKPEPEIFLKALAGLNAQSPASHAITAADCVVIEDSKEGIKGARRAGMKCLAVTNSHPAELLGEANAVVRSLEDVSLPYLSALCA comes from the coding sequence ATGCTCCGCGCAGTTATCTTCGATTTTAACGGCATCATCGTCGACGACGAGCCGATTCACTTCCAACTTTTCCAAAAAGTATTCGCCGAAGAAGACATCAATTTAACTGAAGAGGCGTACTATAGCCGTTATCTTGGCTTCGACGATCGCGGCGCCTTCGAAGCCGGCTTTCGGGAAAACCAACGGGAGCTAGATGCCGCAGAACTCGCCCAGTTGATTGAGCGCAAAGCCGTTTACTACCAGGAAGCGATTCGCCGGCATGTGGCGATCTTTCCCGGCGTAATAGAGTTGATCGCGACGTTATCCCCTACTCTGCCCCTCGCCGTCGCCTCGGGCGCGCTGCGCAACGAGATCGAAACCATCCTTACGACGGTGGGGGTGAAAGATGCTTTTCGCGTCATCGTCAGCGCCGAGGATGTCACGCGCGGCAAGCCGGAACCGGAAATTTTTCTGAAAGCGCTGGCAGGACTTAATGCGCAATCGCCCGCAAGTCATGCGATCACGGCGGCGGATTGCGTTGTCATCGAAGACTCCAAAGAAGGCATCAAAGGCGCGCGCCGCGCCGGCATGAAGTGCTTGGCGGTGACCAATTCGCACCCGGCCGAGCTGCTCGGCGAAGCCAACGCAGTGGTCAGAAGTTTGGAAGACGTATCGCTGCCCTACCTCAGCGCTCTCTGCGCTTAG
- a CDS encoding nuclear transport factor 2 family protein, with product MADDIQLVTQANQNFYRVFETLKIAEMEKVWARDVEIQCGHPGWRMLRGWGPVMESWQRIFENTPSMKFILTDVKVEVHGDLAWVTLYENLSSSVQGQNYTASVLTTNMFQRSADGWRMILHHGSSVSQPPDTDEISTVH from the coding sequence ATGGCTGATGACATTCAACTTGTGACCCAGGCGAACCAGAACTTTTACCGCGTCTTCGAGACTTTAAAGATCGCGGAGATGGAGAAAGTCTGGGCGAGGGATGTCGAGATTCAATGCGGCCATCCTGGCTGGCGCATGCTGCGCGGCTGGGGGCCGGTCATGGAGAGTTGGCAGCGCATCTTCGAAAACACGCCGTCGATGAAGTTCATTCTCACCGATGTGAAGGTTGAGGTGCACGGCGATCTCGCCTGGGTGACGCTCTACGAAAACCTCAGCAGCTCGGTTCAAGGGCAAAACTACACGGCGTCGGTTCTGACCACCAACATGTTCCAGAGAAGCGCCGATGGCTGGCGCATGATCTTGCACCACGGCTCGTCGGTGTCGCAGCCGCCGGATACGGACGAGATATCGACGGTGCATTAG
- a CDS encoding NUDIX hydrolase — protein sequence MASDHDHHAHQAAHGHTGHGHIEYRYCPKCGGGLDKRVVKTNEPRRLVCQLCSFIFYQDPKVVAGTVFTLDGGIVLLKRGVEPEIGKWVFPGGYVDRGESVQDAAVRETKEESQLDVKLGPLLNVYSYPKSANVIVVYTAKVIGGVLTAADESTEAKVFSPKEIPWEELAFVSTRDALNDYIKNYL from the coding sequence ATGGCATCAGATCACGATCATCATGCGCACCAGGCGGCGCACGGTCACACCGGCCACGGCCACATCGAATATCGCTATTGCCCAAAGTGCGGCGGCGGTCTGGACAAAAGGGTGGTGAAAACCAACGAGCCGCGCCGGCTCGTCTGCCAGCTTTGCTCGTTTATCTTTTACCAGGACCCCAAAGTGGTCGCCGGCACCGTTTTCACGCTCGACGGCGGTATCGTGTTACTAAAACGTGGCGTCGAACCTGAAATCGGCAAGTGGGTTTTTCCCGGGGGGTACGTCGATCGCGGTGAGAGTGTGCAGGATGCTGCGGTGCGCGAGACCAAAGAAGAGTCGCAGCTCGACGTCAAACTGGGACCGCTGTTGAACGTCTATTCTTACCCGAAATCAGCCAACGTGATCGTGGTTTATACCGCAAAAGTGATCGGCGGGGTTTTGACCGCCGCGGATGAGTCGACCGAAGCGAAAGTGTTTTCGCCGAAAGAAATCCCGTGGGAGGAGCTAGCCTTCGTCAGCACGCGGGACGCGCTCAATGATTACATCAAGAATTATCTGTAG
- a CDS encoding peroxiredoxin, translating into MAGMEGQKAPAFTLAGSDGKQHSLSEYAGKNVILWFYPKDDTPGUTKEACGFRDAIDTVAKANTVVVGVSPDGIDSHNQFINKFNLPFVLLSDPQKDAMKAYGAWGPRKNAQGEVSEGTIRSTALIGPDGTIKKHWIPVADAGAHPAEVLAALK; encoded by the coding sequence ATGGCTGGTATGGAAGGTCAGAAAGCGCCGGCGTTTACCCTGGCGGGGAGCGACGGCAAACAGCACTCGCTCAGCGAGTACGCTGGCAAGAACGTGATCCTGTGGTTTTATCCGAAAGACGATACCCCTGGCTGAACCAAAGAGGCGTGCGGGTTCCGCGACGCTATCGATACAGTTGCTAAAGCCAATACTGTCGTCGTGGGTGTGAGCCCCGACGGCATCGATTCTCATAATCAGTTCATCAACAAATTCAATCTGCCATTTGTTCTGTTGTCCGATCCACAGAAAGACGCCATGAAGGCCTACGGCGCCTGGGGGCCGCGTAAGAACGCCCAAGGCGAAGTCTCGGAAGGCACAATCCGCTCGACGGCGTTGATCGGTCCAGACGGCACGATCAAGAAGCACTGGATTCCCGTCGCCGACGCTGGGGCGCACCCGGCTGAGGTCTTGGCGGCGCTGAAGTAA
- a CDS encoding aminomethyl transferase family protein, which yields MAKQTTLAGWHNRHGVTWQERDSWLLPDHFGNPEEEYRAVRNAVGLIDLSQRAMLQFTGPDRLSFLQGMLSNDLRALRMFEGQSAALLTQQGKVVAGLRVLCAMNSFYVDFWEPLKEKIINHLNRYLVADEVEIQDPNDHWKMLSLQGPRAASVLNETLAGAGLPDRVHQHAMIQFDGGLVCVVHADRYGAPGYDIIVQTAQLEKFAQTLTDRGAPWVGEQAQNILRVENGLARYGVDFDEDNLLLEVGLDDAVSFSKGCYLGQEVVERIRSRGHVNKKLCGLLLDGNTAAVSGDKIFASEKEVGHITCSVQSPALQRPIALGYLNKDFWQPGMKLDVHRACQSIGATVTPRPLLRPA from the coding sequence ATGGCAAAGCAAACAACCTTAGCCGGTTGGCATAATCGCCACGGCGTGACGTGGCAAGAACGTGATAGCTGGCTGCTGCCAGATCACTTCGGCAACCCCGAGGAGGAGTACCGAGCGGTTCGCAATGCCGTCGGGCTCATCGATCTTTCGCAGCGCGCGATGCTGCAGTTTACCGGCCCGGATCGCCTGTCCTTTCTTCAAGGCATGTTGTCGAACGACCTGCGCGCCCTGCGCATGTTCGAAGGTCAGTCGGCCGCGTTACTGACCCAGCAAGGCAAAGTGGTGGCCGGCCTGCGGGTGCTTTGCGCGATGAATTCTTTCTACGTGGATTTTTGGGAGCCGCTTAAGGAAAAGATCATCAATCACTTGAACCGCTATTTGGTCGCCGATGAAGTCGAGATTCAGGATCCCAATGACCACTGGAAGATGCTGTCGTTGCAGGGACCGCGGGCAGCAAGCGTCCTAAACGAAACACTGGCGGGAGCCGGCCTGCCTGACCGGGTCCACCAGCACGCCATGATCCAGTTTGACGGCGGCCTTGTTTGCGTGGTTCATGCCGACCGTTACGGCGCGCCCGGTTACGACATCATTGTGCAGACCGCTCAATTGGAAAAGTTTGCTCAGACTCTGACGGATCGCGGCGCCCCCTGGGTCGGCGAACAGGCGCAAAACATCCTACGGGTCGAAAACGGTCTTGCCCGCTACGGCGTCGACTTCGATGAAGATAATCTTTTACTTGAAGTTGGCTTGGACGACGCCGTCAGCTTCAGCAAAGGCTGTTATCTCGGCCAAGAAGTCGTCGAGCGCATTCGCTCACGCGGCCACGTCAACAAAAAGCTCTGCGGCCTATTGCTCGACGGCAACACTGCGGCCGTCAGCGGCGACAAGATTTTTGCCAGTGAAAAGGAAGTCGGCCACATCACCTGTTCCGTCCAATCGCCTGCGCTCCAGCGCCCCATCGCCTTGGGGTATTTAAACAAAGACTTTTGGCAGCCAGGCATGAAGCTAGACGTGCACCGAGCCTGCCAGAGCATCGGCGCCACGGTCACGCCCCGACCGTTACTGCGACCGGCATGA
- a CDS encoding Rieske 2Fe-2S domain-containing protein has product MANFVKVCALGDVKAGCGKSLELNGKAVGVFNIDGRIYAINDVCGHRGGPLAEGELDGTTVICPWHGWRYNVTTGENELLPSLPTQKYAVKVEGDDILVDLE; this is encoded by the coding sequence ATGGCCAACTTCGTAAAGGTTTGCGCGCTTGGCGACGTGAAAGCAGGCTGCGGCAAAAGCCTGGAATTGAACGGCAAAGCCGTGGGAGTGTTTAATATCGACGGCAGGATCTACGCGATCAACGACGTCTGCGGCCACCGTGGTGGCCCGTTGGCCGAAGGCGAGCTGGACGGCACGACCGTTATCTGCCCTTGGCATGGCTGGCGCTACAACGTCACCACCGGTGAGAATGAATTACTGCCGTCGCTGCCCACTCAGAAATACGCAGTCAAAGTTGAGGGCGATGATATTCTAGTGGACCTGGAATAG